One region of Candidatus Thorarchaeota archaeon genomic DNA includes:
- a CDS encoding 50S ribosomal protein L24, with product MTKRISSKAPRKQRAAIHRGPLHAHRSQLRCRLDDALREEYGLKSLVIKKGDLVRIMRGQFRDTEGKVTRVDYSRIRVYLDSATTTKADGKEAPVPIHPSNLLLVKLELNDERKQLLQKKMVDKTEDETE from the coding sequence ATGACAAAGAGAATCAGTTCCAAGGCTCCAAGGAAACAACGAGCAGCGATACACAGAGGACCTCTGCACGCTCACAGGAGCCAGCTCAGATGCAGACTTGACGACGCCCTCAGAGAGGAATATGGCCTCAAGTCACTGGTCATCAAGAAGGGAGACCTAGTACGAATAATGAGAGGGCAGTTCCGCGACACTGAGGGAAAGGTCACCAGAGTGGACTACTCTCGGATTCGCGTCTATCTGGATTCAGCAACGACAACGAAGGCTGATGGCAAGGAGGCCCCAGTGCCTATCCACCCATCCAATCTGCTTCTTGTAAAGCTCGAACTCAATGACGAGAGAAAGCAACTGCTGCAGAAGAAGATGGTTGACAAGACGGAGGATGAAACAGAGTGA